From one Sesamum indicum cultivar Zhongzhi No. 13 linkage group LG13, S_indicum_v1.0, whole genome shotgun sequence genomic stretch:
- the LOC105176281 gene encoding probable carboxylesterase 11 yields the protein MPSIGVKLYSVFFKFMLKHRLQSRLQALENDAVGGGGSFGVTSRPDEETAAAPNPSFTDGVATKDIHIDAVTSLSVRVFLPDTCLHLPETRSKSRVGVSSSGSDENQALVRRYSYGSSNNGVVSSSNGGVLVKRAQNVDNSYRRNSYGCSFDDSNLKSENGTYRGYKPVGNNFRRLPVMLQFHGGGFVSGSNDSVANDFFCRRIARLCDVIVLAVGYRLAPENKYPAAFEDGLKVLHWLAKQANLAECSKSLGGTRGGVDLRRSEANLHVADAFGASMVEPWLAAHGDPSRCVLLGVSCGGNIADYVARKAVEAGKLLDPVKVVAQVLMYPFFIGSIPTHSEIKMANSYFYDKAMCLLAWKLFLSAEEFSLDHPAANPLVPGREGPPLKKMPPTLTVVAEHDSMRDRAIAYSEELRKVNVDAPVLEYKDAVHEFATLDMLLKTPQAQACAEDIAIWVKKYISLRGHEFSY from the exons ATGCCAAGCATTGGTGTGAAATTGTACAGTGTGTTCTTCAAATTTATGCTAAAGCATAGGTTGCAGAGCCGGTTGCAAGCGCTGGAAAACGATGCTGTCGGCGGCGGTGGTTCATTTGGGGTGACGTCACGGCCGGACGAGGAAACTGCGGCAGCTCCTAATCCTTCCTTCACTGACGGTGTCGCCACAAAGGATATACACATCGATGCCGTAACATCTCTCTCTGTTCGGGTTTTCCTTCCTGATACTTGCCTTCATCTTCCTGAAACGCGGTCAAAATCTCGGGTCGGGGTTTCGAGTTCTGGATCAGATGAGAATCAAGCTCTAGTTCGTCGTTACAGCTACGGATCGTCAAATAATGGTGTTGTCTCTAGCAGCAACGGAGGTGTGCTTGTGAAGCGTGCTCAGAATGTCGATAATAGTTACAGAAGGAATAGCTACGGATGTAGTTTTGATGACTCTAACCTGAAATCCGAAAATGGAACTTACAGAGGGTATAAACCGGTGGGGAATAACTTCCGCAGATTACCGGTTATGTTGCAGTTTCATGGTGGGGGGTTTGTTAGTGGGAGCAATGATTCAGTGGCAAATGACTTTTTCTGTAGGCGGATTGCAAGATTATGTGACGTGATTGTGTTGGCAGTGGGGTATAGGTTAGCGCCCGAGAATAAGTATCCGGCTGCATTTGAGGATGGGTTGAAGGTGCTGCATTGGCTTGCAAAGCAGGCAAATTTGGCGGAATGTAGCAAGTCACTAGGGGGTACGAGGGGAGGAGTTGATTTGAGGAGGTCAGAGGCTAATTTGCATGTAGCAGACGCATTTGGAGCATCTATGGTGGAGCCTTGGCTGGCTGCTCATGGGGATCCATCCAG ATGTGTGCTTCTTGGGGTTAGTTGTGGAGGAAATATTGCTGACTATGTGGCAAGGAAAGCTGTCGAGGCTGGTAAACTTTTGGACCCAGTGAAAGTGGTTGCCCAGGTTTTGATGTATCCTTTTTTCATTGGAAGCATACCAACACATTCGGAGATAAAAATGGCAAACTCCTACTTCTATGACAAGGCAATGTGCCTACTTGCATGGAAACTTTTCTTGTCCGCAGAGGAGTTCAGCCTAGACCATCCTGCTGCTAACCCTCTAGTTCCTGGTAGAGAGGGACCTCCTCTGAAAAAAATGCCTCCAACACTGACTGTGGTGGCCGAACATGACTCGATGAGAGATCGGGCAATTGCTTACTCAGAGGAGCTCCGGAAGGTAAATGTAGATGCTCCTGTTCTTGAGTACAAGGATGCAGTTCATGAATTTGCAACCCTCGACATGCTTCTTAAGACTCCTCAAGCCCAGGCCTGTGCCGAGGACATTGCCATATGGGTCAAGAAATATATCTCGCTCCGAGGTCATGAGTTCTCCTATTGA
- the LOC105176282 gene encoding glycosyltransferase family 92 protein RCOM_0530710 — translation MKDRRRRGVSSSGMFFFWCAVVLIFFAAFNSSALRLLFPEGFHPRMITKGNIPAMEAISAENSVTPAISIRETVIFPDQALVFLKYPPSAALFTKDDINCIYLLPNSSRPQLELSPSSVDYDYGNHQIVRCPLQPRGLILSLAVKHNGNLTPGPTYRWDALAYEAMIDRDNSTIVFVKGLNLRSGRVANSSRFKCLYGWDLTKPKFVLSANAVSVAQEIVRCRTPLSILNRLQRFTSSFNDSIKVSVRVIGQRTLNSIARVKHQYGSKQLARGKQHELCVCTMLRNQARFLREWVMYHAHVGVQRWFIYDNNSDDDIERVVESLVDTSYKVTRHVWPWIKTQEAGFAHCALRAQDSCEWVGFIDVDEFFHLPSGLSLKDVVANASRPSEVAELRVPCHSFGPSGLKKVPMKGVMAGYTCRLAAPERHKSIVKPEALNTSLINVVHHFHLKSGFRHINMNRSKLVINHYKYQVWEVFKEKFYRRVATYVSDWQQERNVGSKDRAPGLGTKAIEPLDWSMRFCEVKDTGLRDRIFKIFVDPKTSLLPWEDHQPDERSKIN, via the exons ATGAAGGATCGCAGGAGACGCGGCGTTTCCTCATCGGGAATGTTTTTCTTCTGGTGCGCTGTCGTCCTCATCTTCTTCGCCGCCTTTAACTCCTCTGCGCTACGTCTCTTATTCCCAG AAGGTTTTCACCCTAGAATGATCACTAAAGGGAATATTCCGGCGATGGAAGCGATATCCGCCGAGAATTCTGTAACTCCGGCGATTTCAATTCGCGAAACGGTTATTTTTCCTGATCAGGCGCTGGTTTTCCTAAAATACCCCCCGTCAGCCGCTTTATTTACCAAAGATGACATCAACTGTATATATTTGCTCCCCAACTCATCGCGGCCGCAGCTCGAGCTATCTCCGTCCTCTGTCGACTACGACTATGGAAATCACCAGATCGTAAGGTGTCCATTGCAGCCACGTGGCTTGATCCTGTCCCTAGCTGTTAAGCATAACGGTAACCTCACGCCGGGGCCCACGTATAGGTGGGATGCTTTGGCTTATGAAGCCATGATTGATCGCGATAATTCAACGATTGTTTTTGTGAAAGGGCTTAATCTACGGTCAGGAAGAGTTGCTAACTCTTCAAGGTTCAAGTGTCTCTACGGCTGGGATTTGACGAAGCCAAAGTTCGTCTTGTCGGCCAACGCCGTTTCCGTTGCCCAAGAAATAGTCAGGTGTAGAACCCCTTTGAGTATACTGAACAGGCTACAGAGATTTACTAGCAGCTTTAATGATTCTATTAAAGTTTCGGTTAGAGTTATTGGTCAGCGGACTCTAAATTCCATTGCACGTGTTAAACATCAATACGGGTCTAAGCAACTCGCTCGTGGAAAACAGCATGAACTCTGTGTCTGCACAATGTTAAGGAACCAAGCTCGATTCTTGCGCGAATGGGTCATGTACCATGCCCATGTCGGTGTCCAACGTTGGTTTATCTACGACAACAACAGTGATGATGATATTGAACGCGTGGTCGAGTCACTCGTGGACACAAGCTATAAAGTGACTCGACATGTGTGGCCTTGGATCAAGACTCAGGAGGCTGGGTTTGCGCATTGTGCCTTGAGGGCTCAGGATTCGTGTGAATGGGTTGGATTCATTGATGTCGATGAGTTCTTTCACTTGCCTTCAGGTTTATCTTTGAAGGATGTTGTTGCAAATGCGTCTAGGCCTAGTGAGGTGGCTGAACTACGGGTGCCCTGCCATAGTTTTGGTCCATCAGGCCTCAAAAAGGTGCCAATGAAAGGGGTGATGGCCGGGTACACATGCAGGCTGGCTGCCCCAGAGAGACACAAAAGTATAGTGAAGCCTGAGGCCTTGAATACTTCCTTGATCAATGTGGTGCATCACTTCCATCTAAAGTCTGGTTTCCGACATATTAATATGAACAGAAGTAAACTGGTGATCAATCACTATAAGTACCAAGTATGGGAAGTTTTCAAGGAGAAGTTTTACAGAAGGGTGGCTACTTATGTATCTGATTGGCAACAAGAGAGAAATGTGGGTTCCAAGGACCGGGCACCCGGCTTAGGAACAAAGGCAATTGAGCCATTGGATTGGTCCATGAGGTTCTGTGAAGTTAAGGATACCGGCTTAAGGGACCGGATATTTAAGATTTTCGTCGACCCAAAAACCAGCCTGTTGCCATGGGAAGATCATCAGCCTGATGAGAGgagcaaaataaattaa